A window of Sebastes umbrosus isolate fSebUmb1 chromosome 6, fSebUmb1.pri, whole genome shotgun sequence genomic DNA:
agctgAGCTCAGTTGTGGAGGAGGTAGAGAAGACATctattacttaagtaaaagtagcaatacaacGGTATAAAAGTTTCTATTATAGGTAAAAGTCCTGCGTACAACATGTTAATTCAATGaaagtactcagatatttacAATATACAGCATATTACTGGAATACtattatataatactgtattatTGACGAATTGCCATGAAAGCAGAATTTTAATTATGTCAAGGTGTAACAACTTTATATAAGTGTGGGGTAAttcaaagctgcagtaggtagaattggagcaaatatgatttttaaaaaagtaatttttataaaacggtcactatatcctgacagttgtgcatgagacaggtaatctggaaaaaatcatgtgcatgTCAaggcctcggtgtcctccggtgctcctaattgcatctgcaagatttcacagaccggaggaaaacaaccaatcggagccgagctggagccttgccgtctttgagcagctgtcaatcactcacaaactctgatcaaatggtcaaactaggcagcgctgaaaaatatgttgagatcagttgaggaaatggcaagcaccgcccaccagccggagcaaactacctaattttacagctaagcagtacactataagatgtttctgaaaacatttgaggtgagaaataggcattacagtaagataatattgattcatatttgatcagtgctgcctagtttgacggtttgatcggagttcgtgagtgattgacagttgcctcCATTgagtgaacagccaataggaacgctctctctctgaaatgacctgtgattggccaaaatagattttttaaagcctgaaaaaagagcagagaggaggtgcagaagtctagttttctctcagaacacttgaattacaatatgctgaaaggttattatggattttttgcccaatgatgccaaaaacattctgcctactgcaggtttaactacagtacttgagtgaatgtacttAACTGAGACCCTGCTTTAATATGGGGGTTGTTGATTTTGAAGCACAGTGATTAAAACCATTAATCTCCCTCAGATAGTGTCTCGCCACGTGTATTTGCATAATAAGTTCCAAAACCAAACATTCACTATTTAGATGAGACACTGTGGCGTCAACATAccaagtatatacagtatcccTTCTCATACTGTCCCCTTATCTGAGTGTTGCTGCTGCTAGTAGCCTCGTGCTGGCTCTCCACAGTGGGGGATGAGAGTAGTGTGGTGTGGTTGCCTTTTTATGGCCAGGCATGGCTCAGCTGTGGACAACCGGGGAGTTTATGTCACTCCACTGTGATGGCTGCCTCGGCTCAGCAGCCTGGAGCCACAGCAGTGAGAGCAGCTGCCTCAGTGTGGTTGATATGAAGGTAATTCTGTACACAGTAGAGCTATTCTGCTGTTATGATGACTGATACTGAGataacaaaaatgcaaaacagtgttgaagTCTGTATGTAAATTGTCTTTGGTGGCAATTGCACACTCGCACCACCAAGGGGCAACGCTAGCATTCAAACCCAGAGGTGGACAACACACTATAAGCACCTTCATGTAAACTGAGCCTGTTTTTGATTTACCCTGTTCACGTGGTCAGAACAGCTCCCGAATAAACATTCTACTCACTGAATAACAAGCCACATAGTTTTAAGAATCTTTGGCACAAAGTTATGCATCGCAGTGAATAAAGGACGACAGCTTTTTTCcctaaatttaaatgtttataGATGGCTTTTACAAGATGTTAATTTGATTtgtgcattgttttgtttttgtttccctcCAGTCTACTGCCTATTTTTAGTCTCAATCTTGGTCTGTGGGTTGGTTCAGACTCCGATATCTCagcaattattaaataaattaccatgacattttgtgcagacattcatgttccccagaagatgaatcctactgactttagtGATGACTTTATcttctagcaccaccatgaggttgacgtttgtgatttttgtgaaatatctctacaactactggatggattgccatgaaatgggGTTCATATATTGATGTACCCCTTCGGATTATTTGTAATAATTTTGTTGATCATTCAAGTTTTCCTTttgtgccatcatcaggtcaaaatgtagTTTGTCCAACCTGATGACTAAAATAAGATTATTGAGTATAAGAGTATTGAAGCAAAGACACAAAACTCTGCCgctattttggactgaaaacgccgatgagtctgtggccatggatgtataaagagaagtctgtaaatcagaggatcatttttttgtgGTAAATCCatttcccagtatgaacacttaaatagcctttatttaaatcgttgtgtcctaaaagttgtaaaattcaccaatagccgaatccagactTATGTTGCTTGACATAATGAACGTGTATCAGACCCACAGGACTGCAACGCCCTGCGCGCTCATATGACCTATGTGGCTGAAATAAAccatatattggctgtaattcatcacttttatgatcttattatacacccatgggctgtatacTGTAAGCCTGTAgagtggtggatgtattaatgtctctgttcccaaacaaccggctattgGCCAGTAGCTATTGCTAGTAGCTTGACagaaacagaatttaatgtagttgtaaccTATTTAGTAACaggcagggcaaaagcacaggacacaacttctcatacatccatggtctgtggtctattggacatctgTTTTGGAGGtctttgacatgaaaaagattgAGATTTCTGAGATtttttgagattgctctcattcattgtctatgtaagcagccgtgcaatgcattctggcagcgtggcggcgcgatttgagaaacggagcgtcacgacgcccgctccttatttgcataaagttgagggctaggctactttatgcaaatcacgggcgtccgacgcgactcgccgcctctcgaaactcccgagaatcttttaaaacgaactttgtcgatctaaaataaagacagattcagcaagtgcatggcttatttctcgcctcaaatattttcagaaacacatttcggtgaactattttcatggaataagagaagaaagtttccaaacgagcctccatactgtttccggtttgaaagctgggagcagcagcccacggagggaaagcgttcgtccaatcaggagcctagtgccttgtttctagtgacagcccaccaagcgtccaatgctgggaagcggcgcgtcccctcgcggtaaaaaacgcccctgtggacacttACCATTAGTCTTGTTGCTGTTGCATGTTTAAACTCTGATTCAGTGGGTTCATTTAGTCAGAGTTTCTATTTACAGTAGTATTTGCCTGTCTACAGATACACTAGTTAGTAACATGGTACCCAAATACAGGAATAGACCCTCTCATCAAGCATTATAAGGAATAGAAAATAACATCCACCACCCTCCCATCCTTTATCCAGGATGCTACTAAAGTCCTCTGACTAACAGGATTGCACCTCTCTGAGTGTTTTTGTCCTGAATATGATTGCAGGTCATGAGTTCAGCTGCTGGGTCAGACAGGCTAATTCTGTTCTAGTACGTGATGAAAGGAGGCATAGGGTTCCTTTCCCTTCGATGCTGGCTGTTACACTAGTGTCTATACTCGTCACTCATAGCAGTGAGATTGTTTCCCTCCCTctcacctcccctctctcccttcaTTTGAGAACATACATTTCTGTTGGCTATTCTTGGATCTGGTTGGTAAACACACCGATTGAAAGTTGCTCAATACTTCTGACTGTTGGAGTAGTAAGCTAAATCATGGCTTTGCTCTTTGTGATAACGTGTAGTtaaagttaaaatgtttaaacCATATAGATAAAGACCAGATGTAAGGGTTAAATGACTCACCTTTTTGTAACAAGAGGGCAATGGGAGTAAGAAATCACATACACGACTGAGTGAACCGAAAGCTCACGACGCCTATGTAAGGAAATGCCATTATCCCCTCTAACATGAAGACAATCACTTACACAGACGCCGGGTGTTTTTTCAGTGCAGGTCTGGGTTGAGAGGTCCTGTCTGCCCTTCAGGAGAGCAGTTTGATCCCTCACagagctacagtacagtactgtatgtgcactgCTGCATTGTTGAACCACTGTGTGGAATGTGTACCAAGTCCTTTGGCCAGAGGACCGGGGGCTTTATCATAACCTTTAAACAAATCTCTGTAAGTAGATACCTGTGTATTTTGAGAAGGAATGATCATCTCCAAATATTGACAAGAATACTAGATAGGCCTTTAATGCAGGTTTCCACTAACTCAATAGCAACTTGTGTTTTTAAGTGTGGTCAACTGATTTTTATCGTATGTAAGTTTTTTGCCTGGTGATTTAACTGGAATGAATGTAATACCCAATACAGTACGATGTCAAAATCAGATATATTTCTGATTAATCAGCCAAGAATGATTGAAgcagtcttttcaaaacctTCACGATGGTCaagattaaatataataaatataatttaattttaggaaaaatgtTTTGGGATAAAGACACACCATGCGTATAAAATCTGAGCAAAAAAAgccactatgtgaaatggctactatggggactaacattatTACACATGAATATAATTAGGCTCATTGGAtcaacaagagtctcagctttacagtgatacccaatttatgtaattctaagactgtttatggaccccagtatgcagaaatattcaaacacaccattttagaataggtgaaaataacacatttgtactgcatgcaaatgaCAGTTACAGTTCTAAATGCCTCATGTTGATTAAGAGGATAGATTTTGACACTCGAGCCGTCCCTGTTCCTGTTTGTCTGCTGTGATCAGATCAGGTCTGTGCTGCTGTAGGTACTCTGGTCACCTGACTGCAGAATATTATGACAGGAAGCTCTGTGTTTTGGTCTGCTGCTGTACTGAAGGTGGTGAGGAGGCCCGGGCTCAGCTGGCTCCTCTCTCAAAGACCACTTACTTAATGCTGACTGACCACAGAGACATACCAGTGGGGGGGTTATACTCTCCCCACAGCGTCAGCCCACGGCCTGTGAGGTGTTTCTTCCTGAACCAACCCCCCCCACCCTTGCCTGGAAATGGACACTGCTGGTGTATTTATAGCCCCCTGAGCACAAGCGAGCTCTGTATCTTAAACACAGTAAGAAGCTGGAGCTCAAATTCACAGGAGCCGCGCTGAGTTTCGCTGTCGTGTATTCTAGACGGTTGTAGGAAACGTGCCTGGAGGGGCTCATCAGGTAGGAGAAACAACAGTTTTTAgggtttatttattaaaaacaatccGTTTCAACAGGCTGTTACATTACTTACATCTTTGGTTGTATAGTTTCTAAATAACATACTTACCAGTGAGATTAACTGATGAAATGAATTTGTTTGCTTTTAGGCATTTCATCTGGCATCTGAGGTTGTAGAAATGGAAAGTCATACATCACTTTTGcttctgttctttgttttttaaatgtgaaacttTTTAAATTGTTGTTAAACGTCAACCTTCACCATTACAGATCACTGTTTATAGATTTAATTTTATAGGTTTGACAAACATGATATAAGAACTGCCACAATTGAGAGTCAGTTAATTGGTTTGTCATGTAACAGAAAGTGACTACTACATTGATAATCCTTTAATCATTtatgtcatttttcaagcaaaaaagcCCAAAATCCCCTTGTTCCAGCTCCTCAACTGAGAGGATTCGCAGCCTTTCTTGGTCTTACgtgattgtaaactgaatatctttgggttttggactgttgctcGGTCAAAACGAGCAATTTAAAGGCTTTAGGAAGAACTTTAGGAACCGGTGATgggtatttttcactattttctaacattttatagaccaaacaattactcaattaatcaagaaaataatgagCACATTTATCAATATTGAAAGTAATTTTTAGTTGCTGCCCTACATGGTGAGTAACATATAATGGTGTAATGTAACGTGTTTGTTTAGAATTTGATatagggctgctcgattatggcaaaaatcataatcacgattattttggtcaatattgagatcccgattatttaacacgattactcattgactttggaaacatcctgcatttagaaagaacattttgtagcccacattttaatgttaaatacatcaatctggtgcactttgacagcatgtatgtatgtatgtataaatattaAGGGTGATGACACGGCAGACtaaagcatggtaaacgagacggggCCCTtctttcaagacgggtcgggtgtgTTTGCCAGCATCGCCACACTAAGGTCACTCCGCCCCGATTGACAGTCGCACTGGGAGCAGGGAGCCGCGTCCCTccccacagggagagagggcacagcaaGCACTAAGCGCCGAGGTCTGGATGGggggtgctgtaaagcgccaccttcaccccgacgTAGAGTTGGTCGTGACGCACCACTGCGGTGGAAATACGACTGACGAGGTCCCAcaaggggatcctcccacactgaGCCCTGACCTGTCAAACAGGGCGAAAGCGCACCGTTGTAGTGGAAaggggtgcgctggatttatagcacaagacaaaacaagagcGTCATCGCGAACCGGAATGCGGCACAATGATTGTTTTATTGATTATCTTCTTTTCATAATagttggaagccaaaattgtaattgaaatttgattaattgcacagccctaatttgatGTATGTTTCTGGTCTGTTTTAGACGAAAACATCATTCTGACCACAACCACCGGACACTGAGACacccagagagaggagagatggaaaaGCCGGTGTTGCAGACACAACCGTCCACCCTGCCTTTTTTCGACACGGCCCACGCCTTCAACCTGCTGCGGGGAATCCATGAGCTCCGTGCCGAACGAAAGTTTTTCGATGTGACTTTGTGTGCCGAGGGCCGCGAGTTCCAATGTCACCGCACAGTGCTAGCCGCTGCCAGCACCTACTTCCGGGCTATGTTCGCAGGGACTTTGAGGGAGAGTGCTATGGACAAGGTAGTTCTACATGAGGTGTCGGCTGAGCTTTTGGGCCTGCTGGTGGACTTCTGCTATACAGGACGGGTCACCGTCACGCAGGATAATGTGGACGTCTTGCTGAAGACGGCCGATCTGTTTCAGTTCCCGTCCGTCAAAGAGGCCTGCTGTGCTTTTCTGGAGCAGCGGCTTGATGTTTCCAACTGCTTAGAGATCCAGGACTTTGCAGAGGCCTTCGCTTGCCGGGAGCTGGCGACCAGCGCTCGCGGCTTCGTCCTCAAAAACATAATGGAGCTGTCTAAAGCGACAGACTTTGTGCGGTTGCCGTGGAAGCGCCTCCTCGAGTTTGTGTCAGATGATGGGCTTAGCGTGGACAAGGAGGAGGCAGTTTATCAAATTGCAGTCCGCTGGGTGAAGGCCGACCTCCAGCGGAGACTGCACTACTGGCCCGAGCTGCTCCAGCAGATTCGGCTCCCCTTCGTCAGGAGGTTCTTTCTGTTGGCCCACGTGGAGTGCGACCCGCTCGTCTACCTGTCGCCCACCTGCCTCCGCATGGTAAACGAAGCTCGTAGCTTCCAGTCCTGCGAGTATGACCGCCACGACAGGCCCTGCCACCGAATGCGGCCGCGGCCATCCACGGGACTGGCAGAAAtcctggtggtggtgggaggctGCGACCAGGACTGTGATGAGCTGGTCACAGTGGACTGTTACAACCCCCAGACCGGACAGTGGCGCTACCTGGCTGAGTTCCCCGACCACCTCGGAGGAGGCTACAGCATAGCTGCCCTCGGAAACGACATGTATGTCACAGGTAAGTTATTCAAAGACAATCCAACACCTTTCTACACACTATAAATATTGATGAAAACTCAAATTTCAATGTTACTTATGGAAATTTGCATTGAGGAAATCAATAtgagaatataatatatatacagtatataaatgtaatacaGAGGAACATGTACTACATCTTGAAGTTCAGCTTTATCTGGTGTCACACTTCCTGAAGGACAAGCCACAGCCAGTGTGCACTGGTTATATTAGATTCAGTGTGGTGTGAACGCTCCAGTCAGTAGATTTCCATTCCCGCTCTTTCATCTTATGAAATGGCCGTCAGGCTGTGcttatataaataaactgcaGGCTTTTTGGCTCATAGCTCTCTGTGTGAACAAGGCCAACTGAGGCAGCAGGACATGGTGTGCTGCCAGGACAGCAGTGGTCttatcatcatcgtcatcatcttcatccttGTGTTTCCCTCGAGGAATAATCCTAGTAGACCTTCACTCAGGGCTACTGTCCCCTGCAAGAAGTACAAATTTAGCTGTATTAGCTCAATCCTTCGATGACACAGAAATAACAGCAGCATATGATGACAAACAGTCGACAGGCCAATTCAGATTTTATTGTATAACCTTTTATagaatttattttatctttcatCTGTGTCTAGACCGCAAGCGTATCACTCGCGTGTTTTGACGCAACAGAtacgctctcattttaatctgtgCAATTGTCTACACCGGCTCCATTCAGGCTCGCGTATCAGCTGCATCTCACGGGCGTAATAATATGCGTGTAAACGCAAGTTTGATGGCCAACAAACACTACTACTTTACTATATTACTACAATTTACtactttattttctcattatcTTACTgtgttctttgatttttttctcattcattGCCATTTGTTTATTGATTCAGTTTTGAAAAGttgtatacaaataaagtttactttaaaaaaaatgtcaaactttagGGAGAACTTTCATTGTTTAGTGTGACATCGACATCTAGtggtaaaaataattaattcagttcTTACCTGGGCTCAGAGAAAGCTGTAACCTACCTAATCATATGCATCAGTGTTGATGGAAAATAGATCAGGAATACTCACACATGTGGGGAAACGGCCCACTCCACAGAGAGTTTGGCTGTTCTTTTGCTGCTCGACGCTTTGAAATTCGCAGACAAAATGGAGCCGGTATAGACAGTCGCTTCAGTGTCGCGCCAACACAGCACTGATGCGACGCTTGTGGTCGAGACATGGGgtagaaatgtcttttttttaagttttggcCCATATTTCCGTCTCATTATTTTTGAATATGAAAGGCCTTAAATTTTGAGTGATGTGTAGACCGTCTTTCTATGGACTTGTCTGTGTTCAGTCGTAGACGGGAGTGGGGTCTGTATTGCATATTGCTTTATGAttttacacatttctgttttccaAATTAAGGATTTTACATTGAAATTAAAAGCTACCAtaattagttttgttttagACATATGaaggacactttttttttcattttatgcaaGTGTGGGACACAGCTCATTGCAACATTTCAATTTTGCATATGCTTCTTATTTGGAGATTCAtataaatattggaaaaatagccatattaatattttgattaatttaaaacatATCACTCTTCATTCATTCTGTATGGAAAGGGTATTATATTTTCTGTCAAGGGCTGAAAAAGGTCTTAAAAAgcattacatttcatttcaaaaagtGTGCAGAAATGCTGATGAAAGTAGACGCAGCATTGTTGTACATCTTATTACCTGGAGGATTGAAATTACTTTATACAGACAAACCAAAACTGCTGTTTTGCTTTgcagtatattattatttgcaGCAGTTATTGTGCACCATGACGCTAAGCAGCAACACATGGAAACCCTTGATGCATATTAACCATTGAGACAACGTGTGTGTGACCTCCAGGTGGCTCTGATGGCTCCCGCCTCTACGACGGCGTGTGGCGCTACAAGTCAAGCGTCAACGAGTGGACGGAGGCGTCGCCCATGTTGAAGGCCCGCGAGTACCACAGCTCTGTTGTGGTGAAAGGTCAGCTGTACGTGGTGGCGTCGGACAGCACCGAGCGCTACGATCAGGCTCTGGACTGCTGGGAGGCCTTACCGCCCATGCAGCACGCCATGGACAACTGCTCCACCACCACGTGCAACGGACGCCTGTATGCCATCGGCTCTCTGACCGGGGAGGACACCATGGCCATCCAGAGCTATGATGCAGACACCAACCACTGGGCCATGGTCAGCTGTGGACAGCTGCCCCCGTGGTCCTTCACACCGAAAACTGTGACCCTCAAAAGCCTCATCTACTTCATCAGGTGAGAGGTCACTTCACACATTTAAACTAAATCTGTATAGTTTCATTTACCATCATTTAAAGTGTACGTGGGAGGAGATTCAGCTTGGTTTCTTTTTAAAACAGTAATCCAAATACTAATTGTAAAAACCAGTGGTGGATAGTTCATGTACTCCACCACTGTActgaaatacaattttgaggtactacATTACAGAGaggaatattgtactttttactccactacatt
This region includes:
- the klhl21 gene encoding kelch-like protein 21, which translates into the protein MEKPVLQTQPSTLPFFDTAHAFNLLRGIHELRAERKFFDVTLCAEGREFQCHRTVLAAASTYFRAMFAGTLRESAMDKVVLHEVSAELLGLLVDFCYTGRVTVTQDNVDVLLKTADLFQFPSVKEACCAFLEQRLDVSNCLEIQDFAEAFACRELATSARGFVLKNIMELSKATDFVRLPWKRLLEFVSDDGLSVDKEEAVYQIAVRWVKADLQRRLHYWPELLQQIRLPFVRRFFLLAHVECDPLVYLSPTCLRMVNEARSFQSCEYDRHDRPCHRMRPRPSTGLAEILVVVGGCDQDCDELVTVDCYNPQTGQWRYLAEFPDHLGGGYSIAALGNDMYVTGGSDGSRLYDGVWRYKSSVNEWTEASPMLKAREYHSSVVVKGQLYVVASDSTERYDQALDCWEALPPMQHAMDNCSTTTCNGRLYAIGSLTGEDTMAIQSYDADTNHWAMVSCGQLPPWSFTPKTVTLKSLIYFIRDDSAEVDVYNPQKNEWDKISPMTQVHVGGSVAALGGKLYVSGGYDNTFELSDVVEAFDPTTRSWTLAGRLPQPTFWHGSVSIFRQFMPQVSSAFEPTDMPEANVIQLHRHQRHQALHNLNNNLNQNQNQDVNQAH